One Chryseobacterium wanjuense genomic region harbors:
- a CDS encoding transposase, which translates to MSNQAQNITSSPDYKRIYIDIITRKYPEKMRLCNPILSKKKLSFLDIIRLNNLLFNKDCRKRTLFNQQHRSYDPLAISQILEYQVNNKLNNSQLATHFKLSRNTIAKWKKQKDLF; encoded by the coding sequence ATGAGCAACCAAGCACAAAACATTACGTCTTCGCCAGATTACAAACGTATTTATATAGACATTATCACCAGGAAATATCCTGAAAAAATGCGACTATGCAACCCTATATTGTCGAAAAAAAAATTATCATTTTTAGATATCATCAGGCTCAACAATTTACTTTTCAATAAAGACTGCCGGAAAAGAACTTTGTTTAATCAGCAGCACAGATCCTATGATCCACTGGCGATCAGTCAGATATTGGAGTATCAGGTTAATAATAAGCTTAATAATTCTCAATTAGCCACACATTTCAAACTAAGCCGGAATACCATTGCAAAATGGAAAAAACAAAAAGATCTTTTCTAA
- a CDS encoding helix-turn-helix domain-containing protein: MNKQYITYQEKERLKREFVHKYLLLMIIIFLIYMLIYTFIQYNNFLAYYIAGGLVLTSTAYLIARKSNSLDKFVRCYFILSPIYIIFIMVYFWNVSVMSFVWLLPLPLGVYIFFPTKKDIIAFTLYGLFIIIAEYIIVYFFSFSLTISRQSIVLTDTLLIVSNILIILLEIYYTDKIRKAEFFLQFEKKYLVRTKNSESESYHQLFEKIEEVVKGKMLFKDDKFNISKLCIELDVNSKYIAKALRANNYSNFNTFLNFHRINHVKKLLEESNLQRITLMYIYTEAGFSNQSTFNRVFKQFENMTPSEYIAMKHG; this comes from the coding sequence ATGAATAAGCAATATATCACCTATCAGGAAAAAGAAAGATTAAAAAGAGAATTTGTTCATAAGTATCTCCTGCTTATGATCATCATTTTTCTTATATATATGTTGATTTATACATTTATTCAATACAATAACTTCCTGGCTTACTACATTGCCGGAGGGTTGGTTCTCACTTCTACAGCTTATCTCATCGCCCGAAAAAGCAACAGTCTGGATAAGTTTGTGCGCTGTTATTTCATCTTATCTCCCATTTATATCATATTCATCATGGTGTATTTCTGGAATGTCTCCGTCATGAGTTTTGTGTGGCTTTTACCCCTCCCGCTTGGTGTTTATATATTTTTCCCTACTAAAAAAGATATCATTGCATTCACTTTATATGGTCTGTTCATCATCATTGCGGAATATATTATTGTCTATTTCTTTAGTTTTTCACTCACCATTTCCAGGCAAAGTATTGTCCTTACCGACACATTATTAATAGTTTCCAATATACTTATCATCTTGCTAGAAATTTATTATACCGATAAAATAAGAAAAGCAGAGTTCTTCCTGCAATTTGAAAAAAAATATCTGGTAAGAACAAAGAATTCAGAATCTGAAAGTTATCATCAGTTATTTGAAAAAATAGAAGAAGTTGTGAAAGGAAAAATGCTCTTTAAAGATGACAAGTTTAATATTTCAAAGCTATGCATCGAATTGGACGTCAACAGCAAATATATCGCTAAAGCCCTGAGAGCCAACAACTACTCCAACTTCAATACCTTTTTGAATTTCCACAGGATTAATCATGTTAAAAAGCTTCTGGAAGAAAGCAACCTGCAAAGAATCACTTTAATGTATATCTACACGGAAGCGGGATTTTCTAACCAGTCTACTTTCAACCGGGTTTTCAAGCAGTTTGAAAATATGACTCCCTCAGAATACATCGCTATGAAACACGGGTAG
- a CDS encoding glycosyltransferase family 2 protein has protein sequence MKMKISVVIPVYNAEKYVANAVESALQFQEVCEVLLIEDGSPDNALQVCHDLAEKYDRVRLFQHPDKKNHGPGESRNLGIKNSTGDFIAFLDADDYYLPNRFNAEKELFKEPKVEGVYGALGVQYYTQKAKEQYYSIFKNRLTTVYRKYHPKDVLPGQLNMLGSFGLFTLDALTIRKEALLRKIDSLFKPHLRYHEDTEFLFRLSFYLDLYPGILDKAIVVRGVHENNRITKVDTKKINPASTRILLWKEIRDWVEKENEIHDDIKLHIRRMHRSFEIANAPTLKKWKMIIKFIFKDYYSIRSGLYNINFRQ, from the coding sequence ATGAAAATGAAAATCTCTGTAGTCATTCCTGTTTATAATGCCGAAAAATATGTTGCCAATGCCGTAGAATCGGCCTTACAGTTTCAGGAAGTATGTGAAGTGTTATTAATAGAAGACGGATCACCGGATAATGCCTTGCAGGTTTGCCATGATCTCGCGGAAAAATACGACAGAGTAAGATTATTTCAGCATCCCGATAAAAAAAATCACGGCCCCGGAGAAAGCAGGAATTTAGGAATAAAAAACTCTACAGGAGATTTCATCGCTTTCCTGGACGCTGATGATTATTACCTTCCCAACCGGTTCAACGCTGAAAAAGAACTTTTCAAAGAACCGAAAGTAGAAGGTGTCTACGGAGCATTAGGAGTACAGTATTATACGCAGAAGGCAAAGGAGCAGTATTACAGCATTTTTAAAAATCGCCTGACAACGGTCTATAGGAAATATCATCCAAAGGATGTTTTGCCGGGACAGCTGAATATGCTGGGAAGTTTTGGACTTTTCACGCTTGATGCCTTAACGATCCGGAAAGAAGCTCTGCTGAGGAAAATAGATTCTCTATTCAAACCTCATCTGAGATATCATGAAGACACAGAATTCCTTTTCCGATTGTCCTTTTATCTGGATCTCTATCCCGGTATTTTAGACAAAGCTATTGTCGTAAGAGGTGTTCACGAAAATAATAGAATTACCAAAGTAGATACCAAAAAAATAAACCCCGCTTCTACCAGAATTTTATTATGGAAAGAGATCAGGGATTGGGTGGAAAAAGAAAATGAAATTCACGATGATATCAAACTGCACATCAGAAGAATGCACCGCAGCTTTGAGATCGCCAATGCACCGACATTAAAAAAGTGGAAAATGATTATAAAATTTATTTTTAAAGACTATTACAGCATTCGTTCAGGTCTTTATAATATCAATTTCAGACAATAA
- a CDS encoding transposase has translation MLFKNIHIGELIDKRVKETETSIDRIVNFFQCNEEDITKMYLSKSIDSESLLKWSKLLGYDFFRIYSQHLLLYSPPSSPDFHQKTKQKETELPTFRKNIYTIEIIEFILELLKSEEKTKKQIIEEYKIPKTTLYKWIKKYW, from the coding sequence ATGTTATTTAAAAATATTCATATCGGTGAACTCATAGATAAAAGAGTGAAAGAAACAGAAACTTCTATTGATAGAATTGTTAATTTTTTCCAATGCAATGAAGAAGATATCACAAAAATGTACCTCAGCAAGTCTATAGATTCGGAATCTCTTCTAAAATGGAGTAAACTGCTGGGTTATGATTTTTTCAGGATCTATTCGCAGCATCTTTTATTATACTCGCCTCCATCTTCTCCCGATTTCCATCAAAAGACAAAACAAAAGGAAACCGAACTTCCAACGTTCCGGAAAAACATTTATACCATTGAAATTATTGAATTCATCTTAGAACTATTAAAATCTGAAGAAAAAACAAAAAAACAAATAATAGAAGAATATAAAATCCCTAAAACAACACTTTACAAATGGATTAAAAAGTATTGGTAG
- a CDS encoding helix-turn-helix transcriptional regulator, producing the protein MLTTNDLRICALIKLNLTNKEIVQYENISVRTIETKKYRIKKKLGLDTNTDLNKWIMDL; encoded by the coding sequence ATTCTTACCACCAACGATCTTCGAATTTGTGCATTGATTAAATTAAATCTCACCAACAAGGAAATCGTACAGTATGAAAATATTTCTGTACGTACCATAGAAACAAAAAAATACAGAATTAAAAAGAAATTAGGACTCGACACCAATACTGATCTTAATAAATGGATTATGGATTTGTAA
- a CDS encoding nuclear transport factor 2 family protein: MNNKTVLETANAAISRGDHETFLTFCTDSVQWIFVGDRVLSGKEEVRRYLSETYKIPPKFDVDLMIAERDYVTAVGKISLSENDKWTEYDYCDVWKFENGLMAELKAFVVEK; encoded by the coding sequence ATGAATAACAAAACAGTTCTTGAAACAGCAAATGCCGCAATATCGCGGGGTGATCATGAAACCTTTCTTACATTCTGCACAGATTCGGTACAATGGATATTCGTCGGAGACAGAGTACTTTCGGGAAAAGAAGAAGTACGCCGATACTTGTCCGAAACTTACAAAATACCGCCAAAGTTTGACGTTGATTTGATGATTGCAGAACGAGATTACGTAACGGCTGTAGGCAAAATAAGCCTAAGTGAAAATGACAAATGGACAGAATACGATTACTGCGACGTCTGGAAGTTTGAAAACGGACTGATGGCTGAATTGAAAGCTTTCGTTGTCGAAAAATAA
- a CDS encoding prevent-host-death protein, with protein sequence MNYTLELNTQEPGSNIVFNTIVFDAFKVNIIERYLGRMNFNPTLYNVLFKVRTLDNNLIHKRDGNVRVKIKGEDFDVYQKLVQVLNSYEYKNKLINRQEAEQNYVHFILSLVIANYQLT encoded by the coding sequence ATGAACTATACTCTTGAGCTCAATACGCAGGAACCCGGATCTAATATTGTTTTTAATACAATCGTATTTGATGCTTTCAAGGTTAATATAATTGAAAGATACTTGGGGCGGATGAATTTCAACCCTACATTATACAACGTTTTGTTTAAGGTAAGGACGCTTGACAACAACCTTATTCACAAAAGAGACGGTAATGTAAGGGTGAAAATTAAAGGGGAAGACTTTGACGTTTACCAGAAATTGGTACAGGTTCTGAATTCTTATGAATATAAAAATAAACTGATCAACAGGCAGGAAGCCGAGCAGAATTATGTTCATTTTATTTTAAGCCTTGTGATCGCCAATTATCAGCTTACCTAA
- a CDS encoding CPBP family intramembrane glutamic endopeptidase: protein MNNKILRTIKDVSVIGFLLLFPHFVPLPFYSYAVVCFLFIWFLLRNEGNTFQDIGLSGNGFTGKAVLIGIASALFWLGFMQLAYIPFIKHFFVVPDYTEYNFIRKSISNLLMVIAAALLIGGFYEEVVFRGYIQNLLEKRFFRKFAVLWSIIITSVLFGLYHWQQDIFGIVSAVLGGLFWSILYKKFNNNLWITIVSHAIFDTISLILIYIDKFGNWY from the coding sequence ATGAATAATAAAATACTTAGAACAATCAAAGATGTGAGCGTAATAGGTTTCCTATTGCTTTTTCCTCATTTTGTTCCTTTACCTTTTTATTCATATGCTGTTGTCTGCTTTCTTTTCATCTGGTTTTTGCTGCGTAACGAAGGAAATACATTTCAGGATATCGGACTTTCCGGAAACGGATTTACCGGAAAAGCTGTTCTAATAGGCATAGCTTCGGCTTTATTCTGGCTCGGTTTCATGCAATTGGCTTATATTCCTTTTATAAAACATTTCTTTGTTGTTCCGGATTATACGGAATACAATTTTATCAGAAAAAGCATTTCAAATCTGCTCATGGTCATCGCTGCGGCGTTGCTCATAGGCGGGTTTTATGAAGAAGTTGTGTTCCGCGGATACATTCAGAATCTGTTGGAAAAAAGATTTTTCAGGAAATTTGCTGTGCTGTGGAGCATCATTATCACAAGCGTATTGTTCGGGCTTTATCACTGGCAGCAGGATATTTTCGGTATCGTATCGGCTGTTTTAGGGGGACTTTTCTGGAGTATTTTATATAAAAAATTTAATAATAATCTTTGGATTACTATCGTTTCACATGCCATTTTCGACACAATATCATTGATTCTTATCTATATAGACAAATTTGGAAATTGGTATTGA
- a CDS encoding glycosyltransferase family 9 protein: MKVPKSVNAIRRSVMRNLTKNIGKSNFDINNKNDVAIKKILISRPNHRLGNLLLLTPLVQEVINTFPDSKIDLFVKGGITPIIYQNYSNIDKIIQLPKKPFSNLLKYIKGWFVIKTKKYDLVINANFGSSSGRLSTLFANSKYKLFGEFDEAFSTKHPDYHHSAKNTVYNLRQFLLQLGMPENTGEIPSLDLKLTDAELEAGRKKLADLVKNDKPTICLFTNATGEKCYSEEWWGKFYSQLKQEFPDYNIVELLPVENISKLNFTIPFFYSTDIREMGGFIAASALFIAADNGVMHLASASGTPTVGLFSVTDERAYQPYGNRSFSVNTGQVDNNAIMNLLRQTINHI; this comes from the coding sequence ATGAAAGTTCCTAAGAGTGTTAACGCTATTAGAAGGTCTGTAATGCGGAATTTGACCAAAAACATTGGAAAATCAAATTTCGATATCAATAATAAAAATGATGTTGCGATAAAGAAGATATTGATATCCAGACCCAATCACAGGCTGGGAAATTTACTTCTCCTCACGCCACTGGTACAAGAAGTCATCAACACTTTTCCGGATAGTAAAATCGATCTGTTTGTGAAAGGGGGCATCACTCCCATCATTTATCAAAACTACTCCAATATTGACAAGATTATCCAGCTTCCCAAAAAACCCTTTAGCAATCTTTTAAAATATATAAAAGGCTGGTTTGTCATTAAAACAAAAAAATATGATCTGGTGATCAATGCCAATTTTGGTTCATCATCGGGAAGATTATCGACCCTTTTTGCCAACTCAAAATACAAGCTGTTTGGTGAATTTGATGAAGCTTTTTCCACGAAACATCCAGATTATCATCATTCTGCTAAAAATACAGTCTACAATTTAAGACAATTTTTATTACAACTCGGAATGCCAGAAAACACCGGTGAAATCCCGTCTTTGGATTTGAAATTAACTGATGCAGAACTGGAAGCCGGCAGGAAAAAACTTGCTGACCTGGTGAAAAACGACAAACCTACGATCTGCCTTTTTACCAATGCTACGGGAGAAAAATGCTATTCCGAAGAATGGTGGGGAAAATTTTACAGTCAATTGAAACAGGAATTTCCGGATTACAATATTGTGGAACTTTTACCTGTTGAAAATATATCGAAACTCAATTTTACGATTCCGTTTTTTTACAGCACGGATATCCGTGAGATGGGTGGTTTTATTGCTGCTTCTGCCCTATTTATCGCCGCTGATAACGGGGTAATGCATTTGGCAAGTGCCTCCGGAACACCTACGGTCGGGTTGTTTTCAGTGACTGATGAGCGTGCTTATCAACCTTACGGCAACAGAAGCTTTTCCGTGAATACAGGCCAGGTAGACAATAATGCTATCATGAATTTACTGCGTCAGACTATAAACCATATTTAA
- a CDS encoding lipopolysaccharide kinase InaA family protein — MKSIFAEDLSQFKYDILRILENFKNDGTLIGNGSRNIIKFFDFNGLILNFKSFKQHNIINRHVYKFYRKSKARRSFEYAHLLLSKNYYTPKPIAYVENHDFIGLTSSFYISEQLKDSWTLTEVLGNHSFPDRERIIKEYTLLLYRLHNDGIQFLDNSPNNFLIRKENDKYCIYMVDLNRMNFHENIPLDKRLKNFARLTTDPDIIKIIADEYARLSNNSPEYCSKKIIEASNKLLLKRKVKKVLKLYKRVIKI; from the coding sequence ATGAAATCGATTTTTGCTGAAGATTTATCTCAATTCAAATATGATATTCTCCGTATTTTAGAAAACTTCAAAAACGACGGAACCCTTATTGGAAACGGCTCCAGGAATATTATTAAATTCTTTGATTTTAATGGTTTGATTTTAAATTTCAAATCCTTTAAACAACATAATATTATCAACCGTCACGTCTATAAATTTTACCGAAAATCTAAAGCCAGACGTTCGTTTGAATATGCGCACCTTCTTTTAAGTAAAAATTATTACACGCCAAAACCTATCGCGTATGTTGAAAATCATGATTTTATTGGTTTAACATCCAGCTTTTACATCAGCGAACAACTGAAGGATTCATGGACACTGACAGAGGTTTTGGGCAACCATTCGTTTCCTGACAGGGAAAGAATTATTAAAGAATATACGCTGCTGCTGTATCGTCTGCATAACGATGGCATTCAGTTTCTTGATAATTCTCCCAACAATTTTTTGATCCGAAAAGAAAATGATAAATACTGCATTTACATGGTAGATTTGAACAGGATGAATTTTCACGAAAATATTCCTCTCGACAAACGCCTGAAAAATTTTGCCAGATTAACTACCGATCCGGATATTATAAAAATCATTGCTGATGAATACGCCCGGTTATCCAACAACTCCCCTGAATACTGCTCTAAAAAGATCATCGAAGCAAGTAATAAATTGCTTTTGAAACGCAAGGTCAAAAAGGTGTTGAAGTTGTATAAGCGGGTGATAAAAATATAG
- a CDS encoding LamG-like jellyroll fold domain-containing protein has translation MKKPLLSKQTLTSLLFCGLSLSSIDLSAQTLAFPEATGFGRYTTGARGAANPQIYLVTNLNDSGPGSFRDAVSQPGRFVIFKVGGIVNLQSVVAVAANTTIAGQTAPGEGIVFLGPRVSFTGANNTIARYLRIRYGGTSQNQDASGIANGANIILDHMTFTWGTDEVFSVNWDNNGTSPDNITIQNSIIGQGMHRHNHSAGGLMQPPPGGKISLIGNLYICNKTRNNKIKGINEFVNNVVYNWGNYGNTYGHTQSGEAYIMGGDSAGSSFANIINNYFIGGPNTSSTVTTPFSVGNANFNLYGSGNYFDNNKNGALDGTLVPQDLTGYPVGDPAAILATPYDYPMKNPTLTAQAAYDKIISGAGASYPRRDQVDGLMISDLMSKGTTATYVYVQTDLTTQFGFTNGGAGHVYGAPAPLDTDNDGMPDAWETANGLNPNVFDALAVSTTHAPYLNIEVYINNLPNAIPPDFIIPPTNLNFTNALTTITPAASSLAVNWSDNAANETNYIVERSTDGTTFSVIATLGANTTTYNDTGLTPNTPYYYRVKATNATESSVYTSNVSVTTPPIPSAPTKAVNPIPANNNTNVELSSGNLLLKWTGSPNTTTYTVYFGTDPLNLNNIATVPYSATPSYQLSSLNTTTNYYWRIDASNSLGSVTGDVWTFRALTPSLVGNWPFAEAPSAGAQIADVSSYANNGTLDVAYDNANVRVAGKENNALDLATSPNNMYIASIPHQNQISFDNQSFTVSYWMKAPTSMIPSSSSTSLYVLCKGSFTKNTTTGATGKRFNVEIKGGQLRYAIDDDVTKKEITSPIANYFTGNWVHVVIQRDVVAHKMRIYTNGALSTEGDETAVTGIGEASDLIIGNIGELEFLSTANAPAPYKGAFDELKMFNYALSATEIYALYNQAVLGNEEFSISKNAGTVYPNPVKDQIFIQLPDYKKSTLTATLIDMAGRIIVKEKINSNGQGVFNLNIANKKISGNYILNVSGENLNSNFKVIGK, from the coding sequence ATGAAAAAACCATTACTATCTAAGCAAACTCTTACATCATTGCTATTTTGTGGATTATCATTATCCTCTATAGATTTGAGTGCGCAGACATTGGCATTTCCGGAAGCGACCGGTTTTGGCAGATATACAACGGGAGCGAGAGGTGCTGCAAATCCTCAGATTTATCTGGTTACCAATTTGAATGACAGCGGTCCGGGATCATTCCGGGATGCGGTGAGTCAGCCGGGGCGATTTGTGATATTTAAAGTTGGAGGGATTGTTAATTTACAGTCAGTTGTTGCTGTAGCGGCTAATACAACGATTGCAGGACAAACAGCTCCGGGAGAAGGAATCGTGTTTTTGGGACCAAGAGTTTCCTTTACAGGAGCCAATAATACCATTGCCCGGTATCTCCGTATCCGTTATGGCGGGACATCCCAAAATCAGGATGCATCAGGAATAGCCAACGGTGCCAATATTATTTTAGATCACATGACCTTTACGTGGGGAACAGACGAAGTATTTTCTGTAAACTGGGACAATAATGGGACAAGTCCGGATAATATAACGATTCAGAACTCGATTATAGGACAGGGAATGCACCGTCACAATCACTCTGCGGGAGGATTGATGCAGCCTCCTCCGGGCGGGAAGATAAGTTTGATCGGAAATTTATACATCTGTAACAAAACCCGTAATAATAAAATAAAAGGAATCAACGAGTTTGTAAACAACGTCGTTTACAATTGGGGAAATTACGGAAATACCTATGGACACACACAATCCGGTGAGGCATATATTATGGGAGGAGATTCAGCGGGAAGTTCTTTTGCCAATATCATTAATAATTATTTTATCGGAGGTCCCAATACAAGCAGTACGGTTACTACACCATTTAGTGTAGGAAATGCCAACTTCAATTTGTATGGTTCCGGAAATTATTTTGACAATAACAAAAACGGAGCTTTAGATGGCACTTTAGTTCCTCAGGATTTAACAGGATATCCTGTGGGAGATCCGGCAGCAATACTGGCAACGCCATATGATTATCCTATGAAAAATCCGACATTAACTGCTCAGGCTGCCTACGATAAAATTATTTCAGGTGCAGGTGCATCGTATCCCAGAAGGGATCAGGTGGACGGTTTGATGATTTCAGATCTGATGTCAAAAGGAACGACTGCAACTTATGTGTATGTACAGACAGATTTAACGACTCAATTTGGCTTTACCAATGGTGGGGCAGGGCACGTTTATGGAGCGCCGGCTCCTTTGGATACGGATAATGACGGAATGCCGGATGCCTGGGAAACGGCCAATGGCCTGAACCCGAATGTTTTTGATGCTTTGGCAGTAAGCACAACGCATGCTCCTTATCTGAATATTGAGGTTTATATTAATAATTTACCGAATGCAATTCCTCCGGATTTTATTATTCCACCAACGAATCTGAATTTCACTAATGCGCTTACCACAATAACACCGGCTGCCAGTTCTTTAGCGGTGAATTGGAGTGATAATGCCGCCAATGAAACCAATTATATAGTAGAACGTTCTACGGATGGTACTACTTTTTCAGTTATTGCAACACTTGGAGCTAATACCACGACTTATAATGATACGGGTTTAACACCAAACACTCCATATTATTACAGGGTGAAAGCAACAAACGCTACAGAATCTTCTGTTTATACTTCAAACGTTTCCGTAACGACACCACCGATTCCATCAGCTCCTACAAAAGCGGTAAATCCAATTCCTGCAAATAATAATACCAATGTAGAATTATCGAGTGGCAACCTGCTTTTAAAATGGACAGGAAGTCCAAACACAACGACATATACGGTATATTTCGGAACAGATCCTCTTAATTTAAATAATATCGCTACGGTTCCTTATAGTGCGACACCGTCATATCAGCTTAGTAGTTTAAATACTACAACCAATTATTATTGGAGAATTGATGCTTCCAATTCGCTCGGTTCTGTAACGGGAGACGTATGGACTTTCCGTGCATTGACACCGAGCCTGGTGGGGAACTGGCCATTTGCAGAAGCACCTTCAGCAGGAGCACAGATTGCAGATGTATCTTCTTATGCCAACAACGGAACATTAGATGTAGCCTATGATAATGCCAATGTAAGAGTAGCCGGAAAAGAAAACAATGCCCTCGATCTGGCCACTTCACCAAATAATATGTACATCGCAAGTATTCCTCATCAGAATCAGATTTCATTTGATAATCAATCTTTTACTGTTTCTTACTGGATGAAAGCACCGACAAGCATGATTCCATCGTCTTCCTCTACAAGTCTTTATGTATTATGTAAAGGTTCGTTTACTAAAAATACGACAACAGGAGCAACAGGAAAACGTTTTAATGTAGAGATCAAAGGAGGTCAGCTGCGATATGCGATCGATGATGATGTGACGAAAAAGGAAATCACTTCACCAATAGCCAATTATTTTACGGGCAACTGGGTGCATGTCGTGATTCAGAGAGATGTCGTTGCACATAAAATGAGAATTTATACCAATGGTGCATTAAGTACTGAAGGAGACGAAACGGCTGTTACAGGCATAGGTGAAGCCAGTGATCTTATCATCGGAAACATCGGTGAACTTGAATTTTTGTCAACCGCCAACGCGCCGGCTCCCTATAAAGGTGCATTTGATGAGCTTAAAATGTTCAATTATGCATTGTCTGCAACGGAAATATATGCTTTATACAATCAGGCGGTATTGGGAAATGAAGAATTCAGTATCAGCAAAAATGCCGGAACGGTTTATCCGAATCCTGTGAAAGACCAGATTTTTATTCAGCTTCCTGATTATAAAAAATCAACTTTAACAGCGACATTAATTGATATGGCCGGAAGAATTATTGTAAAGGAAAAAATAAATTCCAACGGACAGGGAGTTTTTAATTTAAATATTGCCAACAAAAAAATATCAGGAAACTACATACTCAATGTTTCAGGAGAAAATTTGAATAGTAATTTTAAAGTTATTGGTAAATAA